CCGGAGCTAGAGCATGCAGGCAGTGCACATGCAAACTGTTCCTGAGCATTCAGAATAGAGAAGTTTAGTTTTCGAAGATATCTTAATTAATCATTGATTACTCCAATAGTTACCTTTAAAAGCACAAGGTGTTATGTTTTTAAGACATCGGGTTGTTTATTCTGGATCACCCTAACACAATTTACTTGTTTACTGCAGTAAATAGGACATGGAATTTTGTTCCTTGGTGTTTAGTTAAAGCAATACATACTTTTGTTGGTCAAATGTATAAATACTTCAGGAAAGCACCAGCCTATGTAGGCCAATGTCTGACCCTCATCATTTTGTTCCGGTTGTATCTTTTATTAAAATTTCAATGCATGCTTAATAAAACCAGGCAGTCGAAGTTATTCTAATGTCATGTATTACGGAATAATTCATTGCTTACTAAGCACCTTTGGTCAATGGGCATCAGCAAGCAGTGTTCATAAAGAGAAATCCTTAGTAAATAAGAAGAGAGTATGTCAAGAAAGagtatataagaaaaaaaaaaagaaatgtgaaaaCCTTGTTGACGGCTGGCAGCAAGAGgtcatgctgaatgcggtaataagTTCTGCTGGAGAAGCAGCTTATCCCGGCattccgcaagaagcgcagtgtCTGCATCGGGCTGCATCCAGTAAAAAGGATGCTGGCAGCAAGTGCAACATTGCCAAGAGCATTGTTTCCACTCTTTGGCTGGCTGTGCCAAGTCACTGTGTGGCCGTCTTCACATGTTGTTGTAATAGTGACCAAAGAGCCAAGCACCTGTAAACGAATTCAACGTATTGTTGCAGTATTTCATGCACCCTCAAGTGTATTGTGTCTGGTATGAAACTTGCTGCACTGAATTTGGAGCAGGATGTTGAAACGCCTAAGGGTGCTCAACATTAACCTTGGCTGACAAATGAAGTTTGGAAGCTACTAAGTATTGTAAGAAATTTTTGTGCTAATAACTATTTCACTGTCATTCCATGAGTACATGCCATTGCTCCTGATGGTTATGCATACGGTCTGTCAATTTTGTACACAGCGACATCAAGTCGATATCATTGTACAATATCACATGTGCTGTGCAGCCGTTTTGAAGCATACAAATAGACACTAGGCGAGTGTGCATAATAAGTTGTCCCAGTCAAGACAATGACTTTGATAACTGACCACTCTATGCTATCAACACAACAGCAGCAATCTGCAGCGATTCCAGAAAGTTGTTTTTAAGACAAAATGCAGACACACGATTCAACTGCCTTAAACAGTGCAACATAAACTACACAACGAAATTGCATAAATCCGAAAGGCAGAATATGTTACCTGCCTTTAGCGAGACAAAATTGACATAGTAGTCAAGCGAAAAAATGCTTGATAAATGCATTTGAACTTACACTTGGCATTAATTACACAACATCCTCCTTCTTTACATTCCTTTTTTTAGCACATAATGCAGTTCACCATATCAACCTTATCTTGCATAGCTGAAACACGACACTATCCCCACCAAGGCAAGACAGTTATTTAGAGGTATCGATACTATCTGTTACAAACCTCTAGGGACGATGTTGCTGGGCGAAGACAAGTCTTGCACAGCTTCACGAGCTCAAGAAGCTGGTCCTCGTACACGACAAACTTTCGCAGCATGGACCTTTCAAGCGGTGCTGCTGCTTCTGGAGCTGGCCTATAAATAATATGTTATGCTGTCATCTTTGGATAAGTAAACAGAACTTTAACCAGTATGAATAGACGTGTGTTTTGCGTCCAGTCATTCGCTATAAATCAAACACTGATATTGTGTAATGCAGAAAGCAGTAAGCTCTTGTCTCTGTCACATGCAACAGTTAATTTTTCTTGAACTGTTTCTATATGCATACAACACCATAACAATATGTTTTCCTAAGAGGTGTTACATAGGTTGAGCAACAATCTATGCCATCAACAGTAGAAAAATAACGAGTTTTCCTTACAAGGAACTGTCATGCAGTGTAGGCTCATAAGTACAGTCCTGTGAATTATCTACAAATCCATAGGATTCATCACAGGAGTCATCAATGGGCAGTGGTGTAGAACACCTCGGATGCAGCATGTCCTCCAGCAGGGCAAGATCTGCAGTGGTTAGCTCTGTCTGGCATTCTGCAAATAAAGACCCACAAAATTGTACTGTTTTCAGTAGCAGCGCAACTGCATTCACAACTTTACGAGACCTCCAATTGATCGACTTTGTTCATTGTTCTGTAAGGGCAGACTGGTGGTCAAGACAAGAAGTGTACGAACCCAATGCCCAAGCAACACTAAGATCTCAATCGGCATCAAGCAATCTTGGCCAGGAATAATTTTTTGCTACTTGCATCACAGGATGCAAGTAGCGATACAATTTTCCGGGCAGGGGGAGGGGGCAGAATGGAACTGTGGTTATATACTTCCATGTGTTTATGCCttgatgtgtgcgtgtgttctcTAGCTGTCCAATGGCATACACCAATGTCCAATGGCAAACAAAATAGCCACCTttacaaaaattgaaaaataaagcTACATACCAACACTTCTCATATTTCTCTGCGCCACATCAATCTCTTCAGCACCAACAGAACTGGGCAGCAATAATTGGTCATctagaggaataaaaaaaataataaaacatagTGTTGTATTACATAACAAAGACACATTTATCCAAGCACAAGTTTGCATTTGTCATTATGCAACAAGGCTGCACGTAACCCGAACACTACAAAGAAAACACTGACATGTACAGACCCTGCAATATAGCTGTAATATAAGGTTGCTGCAGCTGCACACACAGACGTATGTACTACTACATGAAGTGTGCATTAGACCTGCTATCAATTGACAAGGTTAGATATCACCATTTAAAGTGTCACACAGGAACAGAAATTGTCAAACAAGGAAAGCCATTGAAGGCAATGTTTTGCCAAGAGAACTTGCCTTTGTCAATGCAGCAAATGCTTTGTTTTAGCAAAGCTTTATGTATGCTTTGTTAACTTCCGCCATCCTCCATGACAGACAAGAACAGTAAGTTTATGCTAAAAAAACATAGCTGGTCCTtccatcataggaatcagtatcacacgaaagtgaaacaggtcttcgcagaagtagtgcttattgtgcagtgatatacgagagcttgtacaatgtctattcatgtttggcagctataccaCTGTCTGATGGTGATGATCCCACACTGACGCCTACTGGCACATCTGcattgcgacgactaacgcccatgatcatggtttaaccgttgtggtagctgaagttgttaacaatACCTGGACACGGCGAATAGTGAATTCCGCACAAAGATGACATCAGGAAGCTCAAAATAAACCTtggcactcgatatgcacttcttcaaaacgtcaaaTAAGGATAGAAATGGCACAGTGTACACTCTCGAGTAAAGGGTAAATGACGCATGCACTTTGGCAACACAGGACGCAGAAGTTCGTTGCTTGAGCGCCGAgcacgcgcaggcgttccacgtcccttTGGACTTCGTCTCATTCtacgaaggcacgacattcacgcgtcgacatcgttgcctttctgcagcgcttattgcagcagttttgttagtcgttgCTCTCACACTCAAAGCAGTTGGCGGCACAGAAAGACCAGTGTCCTTCGCTGACATCGAGACGTTTTAACAGTGATCTCTCAGAGCGCGCACAATCTCAAAGGGGCATGCTATAACAACAACGTAGACGAATCGTTCCCCATTGACGCCAGTAACTGCTATGACGCATTGCTTCCCTCCATTGCTCAGAGACAGAGGCACCACCCTGCCCACCCTACCCCGCCAACATAGAGCACCTTGCGAGAGGATGTGTGGAAGATATAGAGCACATTCATGCAGGATTTATCATGTGccctgctagctcagtcggtagagtgCCGAACGCCTACCGTCGTgactgagaggtcgtgggttcgatttccagcggtgaatctcttatagttttttctttctcacctgttggcgtccattttatcaacatcatGTCCGTGATGGAagtatgtcactgaagtcttggtggaccccagcataaaacacattcgtgttgaAAAGGATGAGGGGGGATGTAGGATGAAGAGTCGGGAGCGATGAAGGTAGGGAAAAACTGAAGGGGAAAAAATGGTGTGAGGAAAGGACACGACAGTCGTGCAACAGTGGCATGTTGATTGAGTGGacttgaaaaagacaagaaatGGGAAACCGGAACCAAGTATGAGCTGAGGGCAAGTGGCACACAAActgaaaataaaatgaaatgaagggAATCAAAACCGAAGGGCTGTGTAAGAGAACGTGCAGAGAAGCTTGAGCAGTGATGCCAAGGGAGCTGTCAAATAATTGCGCTGCTTGGGACAAAGAGCTTCTGCTGTGGTTCCTCCTGTGGCTGCTGTACCAGGGCATGCCAACCCAACTCAAATCTGGAAGCCTGTTCCGAGACAAAGGGCAAGGCCTGCTGTGCGCCTCCTGCCAAAATGCTGTTTCTGATGGCTGGACCTTGGTTGTGGCCTACTAAGGAGCTGTCTGCATGGGTTATGCCTAGGCCACAGTTCTCGTGAGCTGCAGCCAATCATAGCTGTCCTGCCCTCAATGAGGTACCAAATTGGCAACCGTCACACATAACCACACCAAGCAACAAGCAAGATGAGAAGCCATTAGGCAAACTGTGATATGATGTTTTTAGTATTTCTGAACTCTAGGGACTCGGAACTTCAGTGTGCTATTGTAACCAGTATCTGTTTTCATTCTTTCTGTGGACTAAGCATCGCGTTTATATGCCGTGCAAAGCTTGTCACTTAGCGCAATGTTTTCGTTTCTGCCTTGACTCAGTGGCAGCGTAAAAGATACACTAAGATTTTTTTCCCTCCTTTTTCCTAGCATCTGTCACATCTTTTCTCAAGCtgcattacacaacatcacaacAAATAGCTATGTACAATCACTTTTGGTGTGTCTTAGCGGAACACTGGCTTCAGCAACATCCCTTGTTCGTCAATTTCTCATTGCATTGACCCATCATCAAAAATTTGGTCTTGTTTGAAAAAAAACATCTAGTAGCGCCCTGCAAAGTTGTGCATATTTGCGCTGAAACTCAAATGACAAAGGCTGGTTGCTCTTAATAGAGCTTGATATGTCGGTACCAAAGGCTACAAATTAGAAGTATTAACAACAATTGCAATAAATCTTTAACCCCCTTAGACAGATAGTCATAATTCTTTATGATCAGTGGGAAGCAGTACTTGTCATTCTATAGTTGCAAATCTGCAATGAATTGGCATTCACTGGACACTATAACTGATTACTTATATATTGTTTACATTATATGCACAATGCGCCATATGGGAAAAACTGCAAGCAGTGCAATGATGGGTTGGTCTTTGAAGTAGATAGCAGTGAGGTTGTGCGTGAGACCAATAGGCCAGTAGATTTTCTCTGGGAATTATCACTAGGTGCCAAATTAGGCAATAGCCGATTGGGATACCTTTGCTCGGCGACGCAAACGTAGGGATGAAGCTCGAATGGTTAGAAGCGTCGGTTTGTTCCGAGTAGGGGCGGCAGGAGTCCTGCGAGCGATATTAGACAAAGTGATACAGTTGAACACAAGTACGCGCGCCGCGTACAACGCGGCCAGTAATCTATACGAACCTTGGGATCTCTTCGCAAACGCTTCTTGATCGAGGCCTCCGTGTCGTGCTGTTCCGCATCGCGACACGTTGTGGCAGAGACCTCCGCTGGAGCACGCACCTCGGGATCGCCAACACGCTTCAAGTTGTTGCCCCTGCAGTCCCTTTTACCACGGCCTTGGATAGCATCGTGACGCGCAGTTACAGCAGGGTGACACAACGTTGGCACGGCATCACTTTTAAGGCGCACATTCTTCGTCGACAATCCGAAATCGGCCATCAATTGTATGCTGCACGTATACGCGTCTGGAGTGAAGTGGCGTGAGCATAGCAAACTCCGCTTGGTGGGCGTCCAGTCTCCGCCTCGACCGCGGCGCACGAAGGCGACCCACGTTTCTCTCAGCGCCGGATCGGACGGGAATCGGTGGAATTTGCACCCATTGTCCCCCGTTGCACTACTACACGACTTCACGGGGCAAAATATTGGTGCCATGGCGACAGATCGAGATGACACTAATCTCTTGCCCTCTGGTCAGTGTTTAGAGTGTTGTGCACGCACAACACTCTAAATTCGCTCGCTCGCCTCACAGGTACGCTGGATGATAGTGATCGCACGACCGTACGCCGCGAGCAGACGatcgagaaggcgacgcgcaagctgccattgttgtttttccggtgcctgacgtcatcacaaccagccagactgctgcgtgaagtcaccgaaattagtactgtagcctgacgtcaagctagtgttgatgtcagtgggtgcgccataaaaaaattcactttaatatgaaaataaaatatcttatccgcatttgctgagcttcacacttcctCAGAGcgatctctgtatacaggagatttgtatggcagagcaaactcgtctccgaaaaaaggtgtcagtacccctttaaagggacactaaaggcaaatattaagtcgacgttgattgttgaaatagcggcccagaaacctcgtagtgctgcttttgtgtcaaggaagtgcttattttgaaataaaatcacgtttttagtgatccgcatcgcgttagcgcgcttcaaatctaccgcctgaaaatacgactctcatacgtcactgctgccgtgcccaacgttgcccgcttttactgcgcggccgccgacactagtagcagccgagcggaagtagcgggacccacagtagcaacaacggcgctgcggcaaagacttgctcggatgggcacattcaaagccttcaccaagttgcggttggtctcgtaatcctcagtacgaaagtgcagcgagcacacacgcagaggttttgactgtttagcacactggcgcaatggcatgacactaagccacttcgagcgtaagggttcattccgcggcacccagtgaaaagacacaacggtttccttgctgcagcactggcgttgtgcaccattcgggcatccggcaatatcacacgcatgcggc
This DNA window, taken from Rhipicephalus sanguineus isolate Rsan-2018 unplaced genomic scaffold, BIME_Rsan_1.4 Seq125, whole genome shotgun sequence, encodes the following:
- the LOC119376516 gene encoding uncharacterized protein LOC119376516, with product MAPIFCPVKSCSSATGDNGCKFHRFPSDPALRETWVAFVRRGRGGDWTPTKRSLLCSRHFTPDAYTCSIQLMADFGLSTKNVRLKSDAVPTLCHPAVTARHDAIQGRGKRDCRGNNLKRVGDPEVRAPAEVSATTCRDAEQHDTEASIKKRLRRDPKDSCRPYSEQTDASNHSSFIPTFASPSKDDQLLLPSSVGAEEIDVAQRNMRSVECQTELTTADLALLEDMLHPRCSTPLPIDDSCDESYGFVDNSQDCTYEPTLHDSSLPAPEAAAPLERSMLRKFVVYEDQLLELVKLCKTCLRPATSSLEVLGSLVTITTTCEDGHTVTWHSQPKSGNNALGNVALAASILFTGCSPMQTLRFLRNAGISCFSSRTYYRIQHDLLLPAVNKVWEKEKMALHQQLKPTGARLAGDSRSDSPGYCAKYGTYSLLETSINKIIDVELVQSNEVASSGHMELEGLKRTLKNLHDSGIAVLEIVTDRHPQVRKYLRTHQPPLLHLFDAWHVSKGVKKQLIAAGKHRGCELIGLWRRSVIAHLYFAVGVGKGNGDLAIAVWLSLLNHIQDKHTGHGLLYPECKHGELERRKWILPGTDAYDRLHAIVTSKRLLDDIRQVSPNFQTFGVESFHSIINRFAPKCYAFSHQGQLARCLLSALHYNENSGRMQAATKKGDLRWQIKHPKARGGEPVACPIRELPTYVYVNNLLSAVEELLACGSKDGTDATPQPPTTLVSCPWESRQGGHCRSPQVTFRRQLKAS